One part of the Sorangiineae bacterium MSr11954 genome encodes these proteins:
- a CDS encoding S8 family serine peptidase has protein sequence MTLALGLQVTLRAGEMPAHIPAHVDQLVGANRAAERVDGGPIDRALSKWAGAFRVTSAFPARGALGRVGAQNAGYDDREHLHGLSRTVRIRLRDGSHVRDALAALRDLRAVEFARPETLGRTPAPMALTTPCTPVPGHELVRAHRALPYGDERVIVAIVDSGVAMGHPELQRKLLAGYDTVDLGWGRVGDLELIGNSRGHDFNPRDEVGHGSHVAGVIGAQGFRVPRGIAGRSLILPLRVLAAAMGPHATRPVGIGGLSDIDCGLKVACDLGAKVINMSFGTGERSLDPDAPPPHREVIDYAVSLGVILVAAMGNTGDSERLYPAAHPDVIAVGAVDGELRPCAFSTRGKHCALAAPGDRIYSLDLHGYRCSSGTSHAAPFVSGAAARLVAYARSRGVDLDGRDIRRLLTTSAQARPKDGPDDAIGHGVLDVGAAFALLRDELARDPGKRNAARARRPGEPWGEVRG, from the coding sequence ATGACCTTGGCCCTCGGACTGCAAGTCACCTTGCGCGCGGGCGAGATGCCTGCGCACATCCCGGCGCACGTCGATCAGCTGGTGGGCGCGAACCGCGCGGCCGAGCGGGTCGACGGTGGCCCCATCGATCGGGCGCTCTCGAAGTGGGCGGGCGCGTTTCGCGTAACCAGCGCATTTCCGGCGCGCGGGGCGCTGGGACGCGTCGGCGCGCAGAACGCCGGGTACGACGATCGGGAGCACCTGCACGGCCTCTCGCGCACCGTACGGATTCGCCTGCGCGACGGCTCGCACGTGCGCGACGCGCTCGCCGCGCTGCGCGACCTTCGCGCCGTCGAGTTTGCGCGCCCCGAGACGCTCGGACGAACGCCGGCGCCGATGGCGCTCACGACGCCTTGCACACCGGTGCCCGGACACGAGCTGGTGCGCGCCCACCGCGCGCTCCCCTACGGAGATGAGCGGGTCATCGTCGCGATCGTCGACAGCGGGGTGGCCATGGGGCACCCGGAGCTGCAGCGAAAGCTCCTCGCAGGCTACGACACCGTGGATCTCGGCTGGGGACGCGTCGGCGATCTCGAGCTGATCGGCAACAGCCGCGGACACGACTTCAACCCCCGCGACGAAGTGGGCCATGGCTCCCACGTGGCCGGTGTGATCGGCGCGCAAGGGTTTCGGGTTCCGCGCGGGATCGCAGGCCGCTCCCTGATCTTGCCGCTGCGCGTCCTCGCGGCGGCCATGGGCCCGCACGCCACGCGACCCGTCGGCATCGGCGGATTGTCGGACATCGATTGTGGCCTCAAGGTCGCCTGCGATCTCGGCGCCAAGGTGATCAACATGAGCTTCGGCACCGGCGAGCGAAGCCTCGATCCCGACGCGCCGCCGCCGCACCGCGAGGTGATCGACTACGCCGTCTCCCTCGGCGTCATCCTGGTGGCGGCCATGGGCAACACCGGGGACAGCGAGCGACTCTACCCGGCCGCGCACCCCGATGTGATCGCCGTGGGCGCCGTCGACGGCGAGCTGCGCCCGTGCGCGTTCTCCACGCGCGGCAAGCACTGCGCGCTGGCGGCGCCGGGCGACCGCATTTACTCGCTCGACCTGCACGGATACCGCTGCAGCTCGGGGACATCGCACGCTGCCCCCTTCGTGAGCGGCGCCGCCGCGCGGCTGGTTGCCTACGCGCGGAGCCGCGGCGTCGATTTGGACGGGCGCGACATCCGGCGGCTGCTCACCACCAGCGCACAAGCGCGCCCCAAAGACGGCCCCGACGATGCGATCGGGCACGGCGTCCTCGATGTCGGCGCCGCCTTCGCCTTGCTGCGCGACGAGCTGGCGCGCGATCCGGGCAAGCGAAACGCCGCGCGCGCGCGGCGGCCGGGGGAGCCTTGGGGGGAGGTGCGCGGGTGA
- a CDS encoding serine protein kinase, with protein MPETRTSMTERIAAMQDYALYRELHWEGSFEEYLEVVRQRPQVTRNAYQRVYDMIISYGTEEYIDNKKKLVRYNFFKDELNNGANAIYGLDIPLMRLVHVLKAASEGYGPEKRVILLHGPVGSSKSTIARLLKQGLEAYSRTVDGALYSFDWVNLAGTGLAGADADAFPSPMNEEPLRLIPPEWRARVINELGLSNDQFKVRCEGDLDPASRFVFKHLIAKYEGNWAKMIANHIRVRRLVLSEKDRVGIGTFQPKDEKNQDSTELTGDINYRKIAEYGSDSDPRAFNFDGEFNIANRGIVEFIEVLKLDVAFLYDLLGASQEHKIKPKKFAQTDIDEVILGHTNEAEYKKLLNNEFMEALRDRTIKIDIPYITKLNEEIKIYEKDFSTKKIKNKHIAPHTLEVAAMWAVLTRLEDPKKHNLSLVQKMKLYDGRVLPGYTQDTVKELRKESKREGMEGISPRYVQDKISNALVNDSGEGTINPFMVMNELEKGLRHHSLITNDEQRKRYGEIISMVKREYEEIVKNEVQRAISADEDAIAKLAANYIDNIKAYTLKEKVKNRYTGQDEEPDERLMRSIEEKVDIAENRKDDFRREIMNFIGALAVEGKKFQWSTNDRLRRALELKLFEDQKDSIKLKTLVAAVVDKDTQEKIDIIKSRLIKNFGYNEVSATDVLNYVASIFARGDAKD; from the coding sequence ATGCCCGAAACACGCACGTCGATGACTGAGCGAATCGCAGCGATGCAGGACTACGCCCTGTACCGTGAGCTCCATTGGGAGGGGTCGTTCGAGGAGTACTTGGAAGTCGTACGGCAAAGGCCGCAGGTCACGCGGAACGCGTATCAGCGCGTTTACGACATGATCATCAGCTACGGCACGGAAGAGTACATCGACAACAAGAAGAAGCTCGTTCGGTACAACTTCTTCAAGGACGAGCTGAATAACGGCGCCAACGCCATCTACGGGCTCGACATCCCGCTCATGCGGCTGGTGCACGTGCTCAAGGCCGCGTCGGAAGGCTACGGTCCCGAGAAGCGCGTCATCCTGCTCCACGGCCCGGTCGGCTCGTCGAAGAGCACCATCGCCCGGCTGCTCAAGCAGGGCCTCGAGGCCTACTCGCGCACGGTGGACGGCGCGCTCTACTCGTTCGACTGGGTGAACCTCGCCGGCACCGGCCTGGCAGGCGCCGACGCCGATGCGTTCCCGAGCCCGATGAACGAGGAGCCTCTGCGCCTCATTCCGCCGGAGTGGCGCGCGCGGGTCATCAACGAGCTGGGACTCTCGAACGACCAATTCAAGGTGCGCTGCGAAGGAGATCTCGACCCGGCCAGCCGCTTCGTGTTCAAGCACTTGATCGCGAAGTACGAGGGCAACTGGGCGAAGATGATCGCGAATCACATTCGCGTGCGCCGCCTGGTGCTCTCGGAGAAGGACCGCGTGGGCATCGGCACCTTCCAGCCGAAGGACGAGAAGAACCAGGACTCCACCGAGCTCACGGGCGACATCAACTACCGCAAGATCGCCGAGTACGGCTCCGACTCGGATCCCCGCGCGTTCAACTTCGACGGTGAGTTCAACATCGCCAACCGCGGCATCGTCGAGTTCATCGAGGTGCTCAAGCTCGACGTGGCCTTCCTCTACGATCTGCTCGGCGCCTCGCAAGAGCACAAGATCAAGCCGAAGAAGTTCGCGCAGACGGACATCGACGAGGTGATCCTCGGGCACACGAACGAGGCCGAGTACAAGAAGCTCCTGAACAACGAGTTCATGGAAGCCTTGCGCGATCGAACCATCAAGATCGACATACCGTACATCACGAAGCTCAACGAAGAGATCAAGATCTACGAGAAGGACTTCAGCACCAAGAAGATCAAGAACAAGCACATCGCGCCGCACACCTTGGAGGTCGCAGCCATGTGGGCGGTCTTGACCCGCCTGGAGGACCCGAAGAAGCACAATCTGTCGCTCGTGCAGAAGATGAAGCTGTACGACGGCCGCGTGCTCCCGGGCTACACGCAGGACACGGTGAAGGAGCTGCGCAAGGAGTCGAAGCGCGAAGGCATGGAGGGCATCAGCCCGCGCTACGTGCAGGACAAGATCTCCAACGCGCTGGTGAACGACTCCGGCGAGGGCACGATCAACCCGTTCATGGTGATGAACGAGCTCGAGAAGGGCCTGCGTCACCACTCGCTCATCACCAACGACGAGCAGCGAAAGCGCTACGGCGAGATCATCAGCATGGTGAAGCGCGAGTACGAGGAGATCGTGAAGAACGAGGTGCAGCGCGCCATCAGCGCCGACGAGGACGCGATCGCGAAGCTGGCCGCGAACTACATCGACAACATCAAGGCGTACACGCTCAAGGAGAAGGTCAAGAACCGCTACACGGGACAGGACGAGGAGCCCGATGAGCGTTTGATGCGGTCGATCGAGGAGAAGGTCGACATCGCGGAGAATCGAAAGGACGACTTCCGCCGGGAGATCATGAACTTCATCGGCGCCCTCGCGGTCGAGGGGAAGAAGTTCCAATGGTCGACCAACGACCGTCTGCGCCGGGCCCTCGAGCTCAAACTGTTCGAGGATCAGAAGGACTCGATCAAGCTGAAGACCCTGGTCGCCGCCGTCGTCGACAAGGATACGCAGGAGAAGATCGACATCATCAAATCGCGCCTCATCAAGAATTTCGGCTACAACGAGGTGAGCGCCACCGACGTGCTCAACTACGTGGCCTCGATTTTCGCCCGCGGGGACGCGAAGGATTAA
- the folK gene encoding 2-amino-4-hydroxy-6-hydroxymethyldihydropteridine diphosphokinase, with the protein MTRVVLGLGANLGDRRATLSEAARRIASNIAPIEAASWVYETAPVGPPQPHYLNAAVLLRWPDDDLRGLLARLLEVELSLGRVRAERWGPRTIDVDILWADEVALASPELTVPHPRLHERAFAVLPLLDVAPDAPYRVPPTPPGEVERFAPPSDWFIVPAVAQ; encoded by the coding sequence ATGACGCGGGTCGTCCTTGGCTTGGGCGCGAACCTGGGCGATCGCCGAGCGACCCTGAGCGAGGCCGCGCGCCGCATCGCCTCGAACATTGCGCCTATCGAGGCCGCCTCGTGGGTCTACGAGACCGCGCCGGTGGGACCGCCGCAGCCGCACTACCTCAACGCCGCGGTCCTTCTCCGATGGCCCGACGATGATCTTCGCGGCTTGCTCGCGCGCTTGCTGGAGGTCGAGCTCTCCCTCGGCCGCGTGCGCGCGGAGCGCTGGGGACCGCGCACCATCGATGTCGACATTCTCTGGGCCGACGAGGTGGCCCTCGCATCGCCTGAGCTGACGGTGCCGCACCCCCGCCTGCACGAGCGCGCCTTCGCCGTTCTCCCGCTGCTCGACGTGGCCCCCGACGCACCTTACCGCGTCCCACCGACGCCCCCGGGCGAAGTCGAACGCTTCGCGCCCCCGAGCGACTGGTTCATCGTGCCCGCCGTCGCGCAATAA